A portion of the Thalassospira sp. TSL5-1 genome contains these proteins:
- a CDS encoding IclR family transcriptional regulator: MTGRGAERILEVIEWLACQSAGRTLTDLVSDLDLPKSSALMLLRTLVRHGYVMRDDAGLYHIRRLPGEVSDDRRAWGTVLRLVESSLREAVRMTDETGFIGVFNDAQQVRYLNKMLPAREIRYDRDISVARIAAHVATGQVLLAGLSDADLKAYCVRLASTHDDVDADVLMAQINAVRINGYSLNLQGRIEGAAGIAAPIFDRNGQMVAALNIAGPRERIAARQDEILSVVIKAAQQASAAVSEIRRESR; encoded by the coding sequence ATGACCGGTCGTGGGGCGGAACGTATCCTTGAAGTGATCGAATGGTTGGCTTGCCAATCTGCCGGTCGCACATTGACCGATCTTGTCTCTGATCTGGATTTGCCAAAAAGCAGTGCGCTCATGCTTTTGCGCACATTGGTGCGGCACGGCTATGTGATGCGCGATGATGCCGGCCTGTATCACATTCGCCGTTTGCCTGGTGAAGTCAGTGACGATAGGCGTGCATGGGGAACGGTTTTGCGTCTTGTCGAGAGCAGTTTGCGCGAAGCGGTTCGTATGACGGATGAAACCGGTTTCATTGGCGTGTTCAATGATGCGCAGCAGGTGCGATATCTTAACAAGATGCTGCCAGCGCGCGAAATACGCTATGACCGTGATATCTCTGTCGCGCGTATTGCTGCTCATGTTGCAACCGGTCAGGTGTTGTTGGCGGGGCTGTCGGATGCTGATCTGAAGGCCTATTGCGTCAGGCTTGCCTCAACTCATGATGATGTTGATGCCGATGTTCTGATGGCGCAGATCAACGCAGTGCGGATCAACGGTTATTCTCTGAATTTACAAGGACGGATCGAGGGGGCGGCGGGTATTGCAGCTCCCATTTTTGATCGCAATGGCCAAATGGTAGCCGCCCTGAACATTGCAGGTCCACGCGAAAGAATTGCGGCACGACAGGACGAAATCCTTTCGGTCGTTATCAAGGCAGCACAACAGGCTTCGGCTGCAGTGTCAGAAATACGTCGCGAAAGCCGTTAA
- a CDS encoding LacI family DNA-binding transcriptional regulator: MAGKRTGPNLTKIGEALGVSSATVSNALSGKGRVSADLVKKIRKKASEMGYVPSRAGRALRTGRSGVLGLVLPDIGNPLFPQIAQAMERAAAANDYGVLIADSRDDVTTQTDAIGRLIERGVDGLIVIPRRGTRIGTVGCPVAMIDTPSTPGNTVSADHWNAGEQIARHLMDLGHKNMLLLGNDPASNVQNDRIGGMKAAFKRDIACQTVWLQPLLRKDGATASLHLAERIAEGVSAIATVSDLLALRVLTELQTAGFQVPTQVSVTGFDDLIFSPVISPALTTLRMNMVQIANIAVAALIDEINGNRDPKSKTPSQKKRTVPDTVMADTSRVPMELIIRSSTGPAPLDQTPDSNGETL, from the coding sequence ATGGCTGGCAAGCGGACAGGCCCAAATCTGACCAAAATAGGCGAGGCCCTTGGGGTTTCTTCGGCCACCGTTTCCAATGCCCTCTCGGGCAAGGGGCGGGTGTCGGCCGATCTGGTTAAGAAAATCCGCAAAAAAGCCAGCGAAATGGGCTATGTCCCCAGCCGCGCTGGGCGGGCCTTGCGCACAGGACGATCCGGAGTCTTGGGGCTGGTTCTGCCCGATATTGGCAATCCGCTTTTCCCGCAAATTGCCCAGGCGATGGAACGTGCGGCGGCGGCCAATGATTATGGCGTGCTGATTGCCGATTCCCGCGACGACGTCACCACCCAGACCGATGCCATCGGCCGGCTGATCGAACGCGGAGTAGACGGACTTATTGTTATTCCCCGCCGTGGCACACGCATTGGCACGGTGGGCTGTCCTGTCGCAATGATCGATACGCCCTCCACCCCTGGCAACACCGTATCGGCCGATCATTGGAATGCTGGCGAACAAATTGCCCGCCATCTGATGGATCTGGGCCATAAAAACATGCTGCTTTTGGGCAATGACCCGGCATCGAATGTGCAAAATGACCGCATTGGCGGCATGAAGGCCGCCTTTAAGCGCGATATTGCGTGCCAAACCGTCTGGCTGCAGCCGCTTTTACGCAAGGATGGCGCAACAGCATCCCTGCACCTGGCCGAACGGATCGCCGAAGGTGTGAGTGCGATCGCAACAGTATCCGACCTGTTGGCCTTACGGGTTCTGACCGAACTTCAAACAGCAGGCTTTCAGGTTCCCACCCAGGTGAGCGTGACCGGCTTTGATGACCTGATTTTTTCGCCGGTTATCAGCCCCGCACTAACCACATTGCGAATGAATATGGTACAAATTGCCAATATTGCAGTTGCCGCCCTGATAGATGAAATCAATGGCAACCGTGATCCCAAGTCCAAAACACCCTCGCAAAAAAAACGAACGGTCCCCGATACCGTCATGGCTGATACGTCCAGGGTTCCGATGGAACTGATCATTCGGTCCTCCACCGGCCCCGCCCCTCTTGACCAAACACCCGATTCCAATGGAGAGACGTTGTGA